GATAATCGCAATATTAGCATAGGACTTAGCCTTTACAGGTTTTCGATCCATGTATGGTGCGCTCCTTCTTTTTCTAATGCATGGGCAATGGTTGCTGCTTCACGAGAATCCTTGACGAGGGCAATCACACAGCCTCCAAGACCGCCTCCGCTCATTTTAGCACCTAAGGCCCCATTTCCAAGGGCAACGGCGACCAGGTGGTCTGCTTTTTCACAGCTGACACCTACGGCTCTCAAGTGCTCATGGCAAGTAGTCAGAGCCTGTCCTAGGTTCGTTAGATCATTCATTTTCAGAGCCGCTTCTACCTGCTGGGTCAACTGACCAATCTCATGGAAATGGGACAAAACTTCCTGCCCTTTAGCTTCAACCTTTTGAATCGCCTCACGGGTATTGCCGTGAATCCCCGTATCCGCAATCACCAAACTCGCTTTTATACCCAGCTCCAGCGGGTAAAAGCCGACATTCCGGATGAATTTAATGGCTTGATCGCTCAGACAAGTCTTGGCATCCAGACCGCTTGGATTCATATGGGCAATGGTTTCTGCTCGATTGACCAGGATTTCTAAGGTCTCATCGTCCAGCTCCTCTTGATAATAGTCAAAAACTGCACGAATAGCTGCGATACTGACCGCCGCAGAGGACCCCATCCCCCGTTTTTCCGGTACCATAGACTGAATCCGACAGCGAATCCGGGCCTCACGAATCCCGAGGTGCTCAAGAGACGCAAAAACCGCCATGGACAATGTGTCATCTTCAAACAAAATCCATGGACTGTCTGCCGGGATGATCTGGCAGATCACTTCGATATGATGGAGTGGCAGGGCAATAGCCGGATAACCATAAACCACCGCATGCTCTCCAATTAAGATAATTTTACTATGCGCCTTTCCGACGCCTATCTCTTTATGCATATTCATCTCGCTCTACTAAGGTCATTACTATTTTAATATAAATCAGCCAAAAAAGCGATGCTTTTGAAGGAAATCCAACCTAAGACGGAGTCCAAAAATGAATCACCCAGAAGAGCTCCTTCTTATGGACAGACAAGAAAAGGCCGGGATCCGTCATCCCAGCCATCCATTTCTATTTTTCACATTCTTGTTTGATCAAGTCCATCAAAGAGTTGCGGTCTAAGATCCATTGGGCCCGTTCGTCCTTCTCATAGGTCCGGTTAGACAAAAAGATCACAGCTTCCTGCCTCTTTCGATTGTACATGATGAAGGTTCCAGTATAGCCCGTATGATCCAACCAGTCACCCTCTAGATTCCATCCGAGAGCGCGGGTCTTGCCCTCTTCACGCGCAAAATTCTGAGACAAGTCACGCGCAAAATCATCCTTCAGATAATGCTCTAAGAAGCGCTCTAGATCAGCAACAGTTGAAAAAAGTCCAGCACTTCCCGCATGACGACCCAGAACTCTCGCTTTGGGATCATGAACACTTCCAGAAGCAAGGCCACGGACCGTTGGCACCGCCTTTTCGACCGGTCCAAACCGTGTTTCCATCATCTTCCAGGGCGCAAAAATCAACTCTTCAAATAAGCGATCCAAGGGCTGGTGAAACCTGTCTTCTAACCAAAAGCCCAGCAAAAGAAAATTGACGTCGGTGTAATGAAAACTCTTGTCTTCTTTTAACTGCAAATTTTCAAGGGCCGTTTTCAACTGTCTCGCATCCAATTGATCCCGGTTGGGGATAAAAGGATCAAGTCCTGACGTATGGGTCAAGAGTTCCCGGATGGTTGTCTTCTCATGAGCAAAACACGGGTAAAGCTCTTTAAAGGGGCGATCGAGCGGAAGCTCCCCTTTCGCATACAAAAAGGCACAGATGGTAGCGACTCCGACGACCTTACTGACACTGGCCAAATCATAGACCAGGTCAGCCACTACTGGCTCTTCTTTTTCAGGGTCCGCAAGTCCTAGATAGTGCTCACTCCACTGACCATTGCGGTAAAGCGCAAGAGAGGCACCTGGATAGATGCCTTCTTGGATTTGTTCGGTAATTTTTTCGATGATTGCATTCACGCTCATCACTCCATTCTTATTCTTCATAAGAAATATGGACCTGATCTTGATTGGCTTCAAACCAGAGTTCGATCTGGCTTGGATCCTTGGCAATCAAGAAAGTTCCCTTACGGTGCACAAAATCGACAGCTTCTCCCAAGCGTTCTTTCAAGACTTCCACATCAAAAGATGCCAATTCAATCTTGATCATGCTCAAATCCCAGGTCACCTTGTTCTCCACTTGGAGATCTTCTCCTTGAGCTTCCTGCAAATGGATAAAGCGGGCAAGATCTGGCAAGCTACTATAGAACTTCTCAGACTCAGCAAGATCAGCCACGTTGACCTCAAGAAAGTCCACATCAAAGTTCGTCAAACCTTTGAAAT
Above is a window of Streptococcus sp. LPB0220 DNA encoding:
- the mvk gene encoding mevalonate kinase, which encodes MHKEIGVGKAHSKIILIGEHAVVYGYPAIALPLHHIEVICQIIPADSPWILFEDDTLSMAVFASLEHLGIREARIRCRIQSMVPEKRGMGSSAAVSIAAIRAVFDYYQEELDDETLEILVNRAETIAHMNPSGLDAKTCLSDQAIKFIRNVGFYPLELGIKASLVIADTGIHGNTREAIQKVEAKGQEVLSHFHEIGQLTQQVEAALKMNDLTNLGQALTTCHEHLRAVGVSCEKADHLVAVALGNGALGAKMSGGGLGGCVIALVKDSREAATIAHALEKEGAHHTWIENL
- a CDS encoding serine hydrolase domain-containing protein, with translation MSVNAIIEKITEQIQEGIYPGASLALYRNGQWSEHYLGLADPEKEEPVVADLVYDLASVSKVVGVATICAFLYAKGELPLDRPFKELYPCFAHEKTTIRELLTHTSGLDPFIPNRDQLDARQLKTALENLQLKEDKSFHYTDVNFLLLGFWLEDRFHQPLDRLFEELIFAPWKMMETRFGPVEKAVPTVRGLASGSVHDPKARVLGRHAGSAGLFSTVADLERFLEHYLKDDFARDLSQNFAREEGKTRALGWNLEGDWLDHTGYTGTFIMYNRKRQEAVIFLSNRTYEKDERAQWILDRNSLMDLIKQECEK